In Sulfitobacter sp. W027, a single window of DNA contains:
- the mmsB gene encoding 3-hydroxyisobutyrate dehydrogenase translates to MSNLTIGFIGLGNMGGPMAANLAAAGHTVRGNDVAGTTAEGVTEAKTIADAVRDADVVITMLPNGAILRQVAEEAIAHMAPGALLVDCSTVDVESARFAAEAAQKAGLLFVDAPVSGGIGGAQGGTLTFMAGGAEAAFEKAKPLFDIMGQKAVHCGDAGAGQAAKICNNMILGATMIATCEAFALADKLGLDRERMFDVVSTSSGYSWSMNAYCPAPGVGPKSPADNDYKPGFAAELMLKDLGLSQQAAEMANADTPMGALAKELYTRFVEEEGGKGKDFSAMLPRFEKRGWQG, encoded by the coding sequence GCAACGACGTGGCTGGCACCACGGCCGAAGGGGTCACCGAAGCCAAGACCATCGCCGACGCCGTTAGGGACGCGGATGTGGTTATCACCATGCTGCCCAACGGCGCGATTCTGCGCCAAGTCGCCGAAGAAGCAATCGCCCATATGGCCCCGGGCGCGCTGCTGGTCGACTGCTCAACCGTCGACGTGGAAAGCGCGCGCTTTGCAGCCGAGGCCGCGCAGAAGGCCGGGTTGCTCTTTGTCGATGCGCCTGTCTCCGGCGGCATTGGCGGCGCGCAGGGCGGCACCCTCACCTTCATGGCGGGTGGCGCGGAAGCAGCATTTGAAAAGGCCAAACCACTTTTCGACATCATGGGTCAGAAAGCCGTGCATTGCGGCGATGCAGGGGCGGGCCAAGCGGCGAAGATCTGCAACAACATGATCCTTGGCGCTACGATGATCGCCACCTGCGAGGCCTTCGCGCTGGCCGATAAACTGGGCCTTGACCGCGAACGGATGTTCGACGTGGTTAGCACCTCTTCCGGCTACTCATGGTCGATGAACGCCTATTGCCCGGCCCCCGGCGTTGGCCCGAAATCGCCTGCCGACAACGATTACAAACCGGGCTTCGCGGCGGAACTGATGCTCAAAGATCTGGGGCTGTCCCAACAGGCCGCGGAAATGGCCAATGCCGACACACCGATGGGCGCACTGGCCAAGGAACTCTACACCCGCTTCGTCGAAGAAGAAGGCGGTAAGGGCAAAGACTTCTCCGCCATGCTGCCCCGTTTCGAAAAGCGCGGTTGGCAAGGTTGA